AGGGCGTTATCGGTGAGGTAGCGCAGGGCCGAGCCGATCCTGCCCGCAGCAGCGACGGCCAGCACGAGCAGCGGGGTCACGCGTTGGCTCCGGGCTTGCAGGGAAGGTGTCGTCCCACGGCGATCCCGACAATGGTGGCCACGGCGCCGAGCAGGACGGTGCCGAGGCTGTGAGCGGCCGCGAGCCATGGGGTGCCGTCGCGCAGGAGGACGGCCGTGTCGGCGGCAAGAGCGCTGTAGGTGGTGAACCCACCGATGACTCCGGTGCCCAGCAGCAGCCGCAGGTCGCGCCGTCGGCCGGAATCGGGGCCGTAGCGAGCGAGGGCTTCGATGGGCCAGCCGAGCGGGAAGGCGCCGGTCAGGTTGATGGCGAAGATCCCAAATGGCGTCCCGGCTACATCGGAGATCGTCTCACCGAGCAGGTAGCGGGCCGTGGTGCTAGCGGCCCCGCCGAGGGCGACCAGCACGAGCGGACGCAGCAGCAGGCGTCGCGGGCCGCTGTCAGGGTCGAGGGGTTCGTTGCGGTCAAGCTCATCGGTCACGGAGACTCCTATCTCGGGGCGCGTGTGGGCGCAGGATGAGATAGTGAAGCGCCCTGGGTTTGTTG
This is a stretch of genomic DNA from Rarobacter incanus. It encodes these proteins:
- a CDS encoding fluoride efflux transporter FluC; this translates as MTDELDRNEPLDPDSGPRRLLLRPLVLVALGGAASTTARYLLGETISDVAGTPFGIFAINLTGAFPLGWPIEALARYGPDSGRRRDLRLLLGTGVIGGFTTYSALAADTAVLLRDGTPWLAAAHSLGTVLLGAVATIVGIAVGRHLPCKPGANA